Proteins found in one Bacteroidales bacterium genomic segment:
- a CDS encoding DNA/RNA non-specific endonuclease has product MKHKRITIILFISFLSKIILSQDYTSKIDSIQKVIEQLEKKHLELVSEISDYKLNKIHNDLIKFGLPAYNSDNEIIHHSALTLSYNEEHEQANWAAHIISPDITGSGFTRTNDFRIDPKIKNGSSVEQDYFLKYLQEDSTYKYDGFGYDRGHLAPSADFRWSLKAMSESYYYSNMSPQLPEFNREIWAKLESMIREYVQEKKERVFVVTGPIISNKPKKLERSINNLSIPEAFFKVVIDIEGDTAAGIGFIIPHEECEYPVMSYAVSIDEVEKKTGIDFFSSLPDSLENILESDSNYKYWQTGKNKANIKPIHRNNLPKNCINTVQARSHYDSKAKVCGTVVGIHKTKSGNYFINFDYDFPEQLFWCTIWKDNIVNFSYNPQEYLLNKRICVKGIVKKKYGKPSMSIYNEKAITLFEDEMRKK; this is encoded by the coding sequence ATGAAACATAAAAGGATTACAATAATTTTATTCATTTCATTTCTGTCTAAAATAATATTAAGCCAAGACTATACTTCAAAAATTGACAGTATCCAAAAAGTAATAGAGCAACTTGAAAAGAAACATTTAGAATTAGTTTCGGAGATTTCAGATTATAAATTAAATAAAATCCATAACGATCTGATAAAATTCGGATTGCCTGCATATAATTCCGATAACGAAATAATTCATCATTCAGCTCTTACTCTCTCCTATAACGAGGAACATGAACAAGCAAATTGGGCAGCACATATTATATCTCCGGATATCACCGGTTCAGGATTTACCAGAACAAACGACTTCAGAATTGATCCTAAAATCAAAAACGGTTCATCAGTTGAACAAGATTATTTTCTTAAATATTTACAAGAAGACAGCACATATAAATATGACGGTTTCGGGTATGACAGAGGTCATTTAGCACCATCGGCTGATTTCAGATGGAGCCTCAAAGCAATGAGCGAATCTTACTATTATTCAAATATGTCTCCCCAATTACCTGAATTTAACAGAGAAATTTGGGCAAAATTAGAAAGCATGATAAGAGAATATGTTCAAGAAAAAAAGGAACGTGTTTTTGTTGTAACGGGACCAATAATCAGTAATAAACCTAAAAAACTTGAGAGAAGCATTAATAATTTAAGTATTCCCGAAGCATTTTTTAAAGTAGTTATTGATATTGAAGGAGATACTGCTGCAGGAATTGGTTTTATTATCCCGCATGAAGAATGTGAATATCCGGTTATGAGCTATGCAGTAAGTATAGATGAAGTTGAAAAAAAAACAGGCATAGATTTTTTCTCATCTTTACCTGATAGTCTTGAAAACATATTAGAATCAGACAGCAACTATAAGTATTGGCAAACAGGTAAAAACAAAGCAAATATTAAACCTATACACAGAAATAATCTTCCGAAAAATTGTATCAATACAGTACAAGCACGTTCACACTATGATTCAAAAGCAAAGGTATGCGGAACTGTTGTAGGAATTCATAAAACCAAATCGGGTAATTATTTTATTAACTTTGATTATGATTTTCCGGAACAATTATTTTGGTGTACTATATGGAAAGATAATATCGTAAACTTCAGTTACAATCCGCAAGAGTATTTACTTAATAAAAGAATATGTGTTAAAGGAATTGTTAAGAAAAAATACGGTAAACCGTCAATGAGTATTTATAATGAAAAGGCTATAACTTTATTTGAAGATGAAATGCGAAAAAAATGA
- a CDS encoding tetratricopeptide repeat protein, producing MLKRTYYLFLLISIIILSSCQNNKQKDKHVTLSQSDSIKVNTILDSLRNFKSESTDSISEIADYTENKIKETVPDILFPHYLNEIGLIFYTRSNFRFAEEYFNKAYQIYKNNKQEIEAAQQLSNIGVVKEIYGEYDKATEIYLDALKIFRDNNDEISCKNIYTNLGIIYERIDNNQKALEYYQLAYNIKGSANSEALCLNNIGVVYENINIPDSALFYYKKALEKFKSIKDSNNIATVINNIGVIFMLKNEPDSALKQYNTALQIFKSRKNIAGELQSNIHTAEQYFNQKKYNKLIILLNKNLEKAQKTEFNELLSQITKLLSQAYEAKKDYKNSNKYLKEYYKITNCIIKNDNEQKINHLEIKYKIKDKNNEIKILKLKTSVQKKHITVQFLFIGLLSFFLILGLLIFFQYKKNKTRQTEQMQNEIHEFISQIDDIKKNINKNELDTKEILKNITAKYELTERETEVLLLIGEGYKNAEIAGKMFVSINTVKTHTKNIFLKLDVRNRIGAVRKTKII from the coding sequence ATGCTAAAAAGAACATATTACCTTTTTCTTCTTATTTCGATAATAATTTTATCATCTTGCCAAAATAATAAACAAAAAGACAAGCATGTAACTTTATCACAATCTGACAGTATAAAGGTTAATACAATATTAGATTCTTTAAGAAATTTTAAATCGGAATCGACTGACAGTATTTCTGAAATTGCCGATTATACTGAAAATAAAATAAAAGAAACAGTTCCCGATATACTTTTCCCTCATTACTTAAACGAAATCGGTTTAATTTTTTACACCAGATCAAATTTCAGATTTGCTGAAGAATACTTCAATAAAGCATATCAAATTTATAAAAACAATAAGCAGGAAATAGAAGCTGCCCAACAATTATCCAATATAGGTGTAGTGAAAGAAATATACGGCGAATATGATAAGGCAACAGAAATCTACCTTGATGCTTTGAAAATTTTCCGAGATAATAATGATGAAATATCCTGCAAAAATATTTACACTAATTTAGGAATTATATACGAAAGAATTGATAATAATCAAAAAGCACTGGAATATTATCAACTTGCATATAATATTAAAGGTTCAGCAAATTCGGAAGCTTTATGTTTAAATAATATAGGTGTAGTTTATGAAAATATAAATATTCCGGATTCAGCTTTATTTTACTACAAAAAAGCATTAGAAAAATTTAAAAGTATAAAAGATTCAAATAATATTGCCACAGTAATTAATAATATCGGAGTAATTTTTATGCTTAAGAATGAGCCTGACAGTGCATTAAAACAATATAATACTGCTTTACAAATTTTTAAATCAAGAAAAAATATTGCAGGTGAGTTACAAAGCAATATCCATACAGCTGAACAGTACTTCAATCAAAAGAAATATAATAAATTGATTATATTATTAAATAAAAATTTGGAAAAAGCTCAAAAAACAGAATTTAATGAATTACTTTCACAAATAACAAAACTGCTTTCACAAGCATACGAAGCAAAAAAAGATTATAAAAATTCAAACAAATATCTGAAAGAATACTATAAAATTACAAACTGCATAATAAAAAATGATAACGAACAAAAAATTAATCATTTAGAAATAAAATACAAAATTAAAGACAAAAATAACGAAATAAAAATACTGAAACTCAAAACATCAGTCCAAAAAAAACATATAACAGTTCAATTTTTATTTATAGGGCTTTTATCATTTTTTTTAATATTGGGACTGTTAATATTTTTTCAATACAAAAAAAACAAAACCCGCCAAACTGAGCAAATGCAAAATGAAATTCATGAATTCATCAGCCAAATAGATGATATAAAAAAGAATATTAATAAAAATGAACTTGATACAAAAGAGATATTAAAAAATATAACAGCAAAATATGAACTCACCGAACGAGAAACGGAAGTCCTGCTTTTAATAGGAGAAGGTTATAAAAATGCTGAAATAGCAGGAAAAATGTTCGTCTCAATAAATACCGTTAAAACTCACACTAAAAATATTTTCTTAAAGTTAGATGTAAGAAACAGAATTGGAGCTGTCCGAAAAACAAAAATCATCTGA
- a CDS encoding leucine-rich repeat domain-containing protein encodes MKNLLTFITAFFIATTLFAQKNMHENARYKNLPEKDILINYHENDMMHKQLSEREREHLRELKKNSRKTTYKGKANEQDSLALVALYNATDGDNWTNNTNWLTGNVADWYGILLDGNGRVTRILLLYNQLTGSIPAEIDSLTSLTELYLAHNQITGSIPAEIGNLTNLTVLWLQVNQLTGSIPTEIGNLTSLTEFYLYDNQLTGSIPTEIGSLTSLTHLYLQSNQLAGSIPAEIGNLTNLTNLYLTGIQLTGSIPVEIGNLTSLQYLYLDANQLSGNIPTEIGNLTSLTELDLGYNQLSGTIPAEIGNLTSLTSLCLYFNQLSGSIPTEINNLTSLSMLFLNDNQFEDLSDLSALTYLDYLYINSNKFTFEDIEPNIDVGDNFYYSPQAKIGNVEHYTPNAGDNLDLTVITGGTANTYQWYKDNVAISGAVSSTYSIINYNSGDDAGIYMCKIDNTIATALTLESRNIYIGTDVTTFEISATANPIESGTITGTGTYNDGATATLTATPETGYNFVKWTEDDITVSVDAVYIFNVGEDRTLIANFESTVSISELENKISFTVYPNPARNLVNIQLNNIEDNNIQLNMYDFYGRKININTDKFHTGIIQINISDKSAGIYYLQIISAGKFSETIKLIITK; translated from the coding sequence ATGAAAAATTTATTAACATTTATAACAGCATTTTTTATTGCAACAACATTGTTTGCACAAAAAAACATGCATGAAAACGCAAGGTATAAAAATCTGCCGGAAAAAGATATCCTAATTAATTATCATGAAAATGATATGATGCACAAGCAGTTATCAGAAAGAGAAAGAGAACACCTGCGAGAGCTTAAAAAAAACAGTCGAAAAACAACTTACAAAGGCAAAGCAAACGAACAAGACTCACTTGCACTCGTTGCTCTTTACAATGCCACAGACGGAGATAATTGGACTAATAACACTAATTGGCTCACCGGCAATGTGGCAGATTGGTACGGCATTTTATTAGACGGCAACGGCAGAGTTACAAGAATTCTTTTGCTTTATAATCAATTAACCGGAAGTATTCCGGCTGAAATTGATAGTTTAACGAGTTTAACCGAGCTTTATTTGGCTCATAATCAAATAACAGGAAGTATTCCTGCGGAAATCGGTAATTTAACGAATTTAACTGTGCTTTGGTTGCAGGTTAATCAATTAACCGGTAGTATTCCAACGGAAATTGGTAATTTAACGAGTTTAACTGAGTTTTATTTGTATGATAATCAATTAACCGGAAGTATTCCGACAGAAATTGGTAGTTTAACAAGTTTAACCCACCTTTATTTACAAAGTAATCAATTAGCCGGCAGCATTCCGGCTGAAATTGGTAATTTAACAAATTTAACTAATCTTTATTTGACCGGTATTCAATTAACCGGAAGTATTCCTGTGGAAATTGGTAATTTAACGAGTTTGCAATATCTTTATTTAGATGCTAATCAATTATCAGGAAATATTCCGACTGAAATCGGTAATTTAACGAGTTTAACCGAGCTTGATTTAGGATATAATCAGTTATCCGGTACTATTCCGGCTGAAATCGGTAATTTAACAAGTTTAACTTCCCTTTGTTTATATTTTAATCAATTATCCGGCAGTATTCCGACGGAAATTAATAATTTAACGAGCCTATCCATGCTTTTTTTGAATGATAATCAATTTGAAGACTTGTCCGATTTATCAGCATTAACATATTTGGATTATTTGTATATTAATAGTAACAAATTTACTTTCGAAGATATTGAGCCTAATATTGATGTTGGAGATAATTTTTATTATTCACCGCAGGCAAAAATCGGCAATGTGGAACATTATACGCCAAATGCAGGTGATAATTTAGATTTAACTGTAATAACAGGCGGAACAGCAAATACTTATCAATGGTATAAAGATAATGTTGCAATTAGCGGTGCCGTAAGCAGTACATATTCAATAATAAACTATAACAGTGGTGATGATGCAGGTATTTATATGTGTAAAATTGATAATACAATTGCTACAGCGTTAACATTAGAATCAAGAAATATTTATATTGGTACAGATGTTACAACTTTTGAAATTTCGGCAACAGCAAACCCAATTGAAAGCGGTACAATAACCGGAACAGGAACTTATAATGACGGTGCAACTGCTACCTTAACAGCTACTCCTGAAACAGGATACAATTTTGTAAAATGGACAGAAGACGATATAACAGTTTCGGTTGATGCTGTCTATATTTTTAATGTAGGTGAAGACAGAACACTAATTGCAAATTTTGAAAGTACAGTTTCAATTTCTGAATTAGAAAATAAAATATCATTTACAGTATATCCTAATCCTGCAAGAAATCTTGTAAATATTCAATTAAACAATATTGAAGACAATAATATTCAATTAAATATGTACGATTTTTACGGCAGAAAAATTAACATAAATACCGATAAATTCCACACAGGCATAATACAAATAAATATTTCCGATAAATCTGCGGGAATTTATTATCTGCAAATAATATCAGCCGGTAAATTCTCCGAAACAATTAAACTTATTATTACCAAATAA
- a CDS encoding OmpA family protein, with product MKKLNLLLTIGIVLLVYTSGLAQIIDPNKKIENEGENRANNNIDKGIDKGFDKLEDGIGNLFKKKKKDKPDKDKQDKDKQDKETVSDDQDSESNSNDTDIIEETSPILNWSKYDFVPGDKVIFEDNLAGEENGEFPSRWDLKQGNVEIAEFGGENVIMFRDGRPSIVPYFKDASKDYLPDVFTIEFDLYCGQDNFQVFLFDRKNQKTNSPTGYTDFRINYYQMQFGRSTSRYPDGKNLAKRRWMHVAVAYTNGKLKGYMDETRLINIPRLDFEPKGLSLHIYSARDNNLYYVKNIRIAEGGVKYYDRILQDGKIIATGIRFDVGKATLKQESMGIINKIVKMMQDHPDLKFSIEGHTDSDGNDANNLKLSEERAKTVMDIMVKSGIAADRLNTKGFGESVPINTNNTPEGKANNRRVEFIKI from the coding sequence ATGAAGAAACTAAATTTATTATTGACAATAGGAATTGTATTACTTGTATATACATCCGGTTTGGCCCAGATTATTGATCCGAATAAAAAGATCGAAAATGAGGGAGAAAACCGTGCAAATAACAATATTGATAAGGGTATTGATAAAGGCTTTGACAAGCTTGAGGACGGAATCGGAAATTTGTTTAAAAAGAAAAAAAAGGATAAACCGGATAAAGACAAACAAGATAAAGATAAACAAGACAAAGAAACAGTTTCTGATGATCAAGATTCTGAATCAAACAGTAATGATACTGACATCATCGAAGAAACAAGTCCGATATTAAACTGGTCGAAATACGATTTTGTACCGGGCGATAAAGTAATCTTTGAAGATAATTTAGCCGGTGAAGAAAACGGAGAATTCCCTTCCCGATGGGATTTAAAGCAAGGAAATGTTGAGATTGCAGAGTTCGGAGGTGAAAATGTGATTATGTTCAGGGACGGACGACCAAGCATTGTGCCTTACTTTAAAGATGCTTCAAAAGATTACCTGCCTGATGTATTTACAATTGAATTCGATTTGTATTGCGGACAAGATAATTTTCAAGTATTTCTCTTCGACAGGAAGAACCAGAAAACCAACAGCCCAACCGGTTATACCGACTTTCGAATAAATTATTATCAAATGCAATTTGGTCGATCAACAAGCAGGTATCCTGACGGAAAAAACCTTGCAAAAAGAAGATGGATGCATGTTGCTGTTGCATATACCAACGGTAAATTGAAAGGATACATGGATGAAACAAGGCTCATTAACATACCGAGGCTTGACTTTGAACCCAAGGGTTTGTCATTACATATCTACTCTGCCCGGGATAACAATCTTTATTATGTGAAGAACATTCGTATTGCCGAAGGAGGTGTAAAATACTACGATCGTATATTACAGGACGGTAAAATCATTGCAACAGGTATCAGATTTGATGTAGGAAAAGCCACTTTAAAACAGGAATCAATGGGAATAATAAATAAGATAGTTAAAATGATGCAGGATCATCCCGACCTTAAATTCAGCATCGAAGGGCATACTGACAGCGACGGTAATGATGCAAACAATCTCAAACTGTCAGAAGAAAGAGCCAAAACCGTAATGGATATAATGGTTAAATCGGGCATAGCGGCAGACAGATTAAACACAAAAGGATTTGGCGAAAGCGTACCCATTAATACAAACAATACACCCGAAGGCAAAGCTAATAACCGCAGGGTGGAATTCATAAAAATATAA